TCAGCCGTGATGTACACCGAATGGGGATCCAGTTCGGTCAGCATGGCCCGGATCGCCTCTTCAGCCAGGGGTTCTGGCTCGACCGGATCCACATACCGTTGCGTGATGGTGAGAAAAGCCTCTTCAAGCTTGCGAAGACTGGCCAGCGTGTCGGTGTTGGAGACCGCCTGCTGCAGGTTCCATCCCAGTACAATGCCCAGTACCAGCAGGAGAATCGACGGAAGCGTGTAGCGCAGCGACTTTTTCATCGTGAAACCCGATGGCTTGACTCTAAATAAAGATACAACCGGTTCGTAGCAAAACGTACGCCGGATTAATCTAAATGGTTAAATATACGGTTTGTTGCGAACCGGTTGCTTTTTGTTGAAACCCGGTCGTTTGTGCTGGCGTAGGCCGGCCGAACGCCTGTTCAAACCCGGAGAGAGCCTCTATGCGAAGCAAAGGATTGCTGGCCCTTGTTGTCGTAGTGCTCCTGCTCGGTATGGCCGGCTGTGCCGGTTGCAGCACCTACAATCGTCTGGTTGAAGCTGACGAAATGGTTGCCCGTGCCTGGGCGGATCTGCAGGCGCAATATCAGCGCCGGGCCGATCTGATTCCTAATCTGGTACGTACGGTCCAGGCTTCGGCCACCTTTGAACGGGAAACCCTGGAGGCCGTTACCAGTGCTCGCGCCCGAGCCACGTCGATCACCTTGCGTGCCGAAGACCTGAGTGATCCGGAAAAGGTCCGGCAGTTTCAGGAGGCCCAGGCGCAGCTCTCAAGTGCGCTGGCCCGGTTGCTGGCCGTGGCCGAAAACTATCCTCAGTTGCAGACGACCGGCGCATTCCGCGATCTGCTGGTGCAACTCGAAGGTACTGAAAACCGCATCACGGTTGCTCGACGTGACTACAACGAGGCAGTCCGACGCTACAACACACTGGTCCGGCGTTTTCCAACGGTGCTGGTGGCAAGTCTGACAGGTTTTTTGCCCAAACAGCCGTTTGAAGCGGCAGCAGAGGCCCAGACAGCGCCTCAGGTAGAATTTAATCTCTGAACCATGCGACAACGAAGCCGATGGCTGGGCTGGACGCTGGGGATATTGTTGCCCCTGGGAACTCTGGCCCAACAGATAGAGGTCATTCCGCCCAGCGGAAAATGGGTGACCGATCTGGCGGACTTACTGACGCCATCCGAAGAGCAGATGCTGAGCCGGAAGCTGGCTGCCTATGCCGATACAACCTCCACCCAGATCGTAATTGTAACGCTCCCTACGCTTGAGGGTATTCCGGCTGCCGATTATGCGGTGGAGCTGGGACGCCGTTGGGGGGTGGGCCAGCAGGAATACGACAATGGGGTGGTGATCCTGGTAGCGCGCAAGGAACGCGAGGTGTTCATTGCTACCGGCTATGGACTTGAAGTGGCGATACCTGACGTGCTGGCCGGCCGAATCGTGCGGGACATCATGGTGCCGCGTTTCCGGCAGG
The genomic region above belongs to Rhodothermus sp. and contains:
- a CDS encoding TPM domain-containing protein; translated protein: MRQRSRWLGWTLGILLPLGTLAQQIEVIPPSGKWVTDLADLLTPSEEQMLSRKLAAYADTTSTQIVIVTLPTLEGIPAADYAVELGRRWGVGQQEYDNGVVILVARKEREVFIATGYGLEVAIPDVLAGRIVRDIMVPRFRQGDFYGGLSAAVDAIIAAAQGEFQPPARAADGRRGWSNLATLFVLLVVLLFFLSAARGSGGPPRGRKAARSSYRVYRRTHGLPPVIIWGSGSGGGHHGGGWSGGGFGGFSGGGGSFGGGGAGGSW
- a CDS encoding LemA family protein yields the protein MRSKGLLALVVVVLLLGMAGCAGCSTYNRLVEADEMVARAWADLQAQYQRRADLIPNLVRTVQASATFERETLEAVTSARARATSITLRAEDLSDPEKVRQFQEAQAQLSSALARLLAVAENYPQLQTTGAFRDLLVQLEGTENRITVARRDYNEAVRRYNTLVRRFPTVLVASLTGFLPKQPFEAAAEAQTAPQVEFNL